GGCCCCTTGGATGTCTTTCACCAGAAGGGCGTGGATGATGAAGGTGAGGTCTAGTCCGATATCACCCAGTTGTTGGCAATGCTCCTTAGCCACTTTTACACACTCAGCTGCTGTAGAGAGGCTCTCCTTACTATCAAACACCTGCTTGCTAAAAGCATCCACGAACATGCCCATGGCTGATCTTGCCCAGACCACAAAAGCAGAATAGCAGCCACTGTCAGTGCCTGCAAAATCAATCTCAAATTCTTTTGCAGTCTCAAGAAGGCTAGTAAAGAAGACATGGCACAGCTTATGAATATAGAGTAAAGTGGCACCTTCAATGCGAAGCTGACGAATTGCAGTATGAACAGCGGCTGCCCTGTTTCTCAAAAATAGCTCACAGGCCTTCGTGCACTGGCCCAGCCGGATCAGTTGAGAAACTGCTCTGCGGGTAGCCTTGGGACCACCTCTCAGCGAACGATCTGGGGAGAGTTCGAAAACTAGCACCTCAGTGAGCTGTCGAACTCTCTCATCCACTTTGGCCCTCAGTTCTTTTACAGGAGGTGGGCTAGGCTTATCTTCCAAGTAATGGTTCAATTTATCCAGGAGGTCGACGGCCCCTTCAAAGTCCCTCTGGGCAATACAGACATCCAGGTCTTCAGGTAACTCCTGGATCCATTCCATGGAGAGGTCCACCTTCTCTTCCTCTACCTCAGGAACAGCTGGTTCTTCTTCGTCGTCATCCTCAAATGGGTTGGTGGCCTTGGAAGTCACCTGGGGTGGCCCTCGAGGGGCTgctgcctcctcctgctcccttcGCCTTTTCTCACTTAGGGCTCTCTTGGTCTCCTCCAGTACTTCCAGCCACTCTCGTTTGATTTTAGCATTTTCGGCCTGGAAAATACGGCTCTCAGGGAACATTAGCAGCTTGAACATGTCCTTCATGGGTGGGTTGTCCTTGACATTGACTACGGCCAAACCATCTAGGGAATAGAGCGCGTTGTAGCGATACATCCCCCGCCGCTGTGGCAGCCAGGTAGCCACCAACAAACAATCGTTCATGAGAAAGCCGTGCACCCGCTGCAGTTGGGCCATGTGATCCGCATCGTATTCCACTAGGTCCCCGTTGTACACCAGGTACTGTCCCGGCGTCTCCAGCAGGTGCCTGCAGCCTTCCACCTTCTCAAGCAGGGTGGTGAGAGTGCGCTGCTTTCCTTCCTCGCCTGGACCGGAGCCGTCGCGGGAGGCACCCCCAGGAGAGGGGAAAAAGCCAGCCTGGCCTCGGAGGTGGTCTCGGCCCCCCGTCCCACCGACTCCCTCCTCCCCCCCAGAGGCGGCGGCGGCTCCGGCGGCCGCGGCTGCAGGCAGCAATGTAAGCGGGATGCTCTCCAGGCTGCTCTTCTGCTCGGTCAGcaggtggctgagctggtacATCTCGCTCTCCAGGTAGGAGATCTCGCGGGCCGTCTCTATGAACTGCCGGTAGTTCTGGTAGACGTTGCGCTTCAAATTCTGCGCAGTCTCCTCCGCCAGCGCCTGGATGCGCTGCCGGTGCTCCTGGAGATCCCGGTCCCCATCCGACTGCTGCGAGAGCTGCTTCACGTACAGCCGCGCCTCAAAACCACCCGACTCCAGCTGCCGACGCAGGCGGCTCGCCCCACTGTCTGACATCGTCATCGCCATTTCCGTCCGGGTCTCAGGCACTTACTGTCACTATCGGCGCCGCAATAGCGGCAGCGGTCTAGACCCACCCAAGACCAGCGGAGCTCTAGGGCTGAGGAAGCAGGATGGCAACGAGAGAAGTACGCCTGCGCCGGGTCTGAGCGTCAGACACTGCGCCTGCGCAAGGGGCCGAGGGCAGACTGCGGCTGCGTAGGACTGCCATCGGTTAAAGCGCATGCGCAAGAGGAGCTATTGCGGAAGTGAGGGGAGAGGCCGAGTGAAGCTTGGATACTGCGCATGAACCGAGAGTGACGTTGAGGTTTGAAATAACTGGCAAAGAGTAAAGGCTGGAACTAGCTTCTTGAAAGCTTCCTAGGGCTCGGGCCCAGGATCTGCGCCCACTAGGAGGTGTCACGCTCACTGCTCTTTTTAAAGCCCTAGAATCTTGGCTTTGGCGTTTGGGGTAAGCTCCGTTTTGGTTCACGTTCTCGTTCTCAAGCGGGTTTCCGCGGACTATCGCGAGATTGGCCGTCCCGGGAGCCGGTGTCTCCTAGGAGCTAGTCCTGATCCTCTGCGAGGCGGCGTGGGGTCGCGGCCTAATTCGGGAGCCAGCCTGACGCCGGCGGACCCCGCCTGGGATCTTGGCAGCGATGGATGATGACCTGATGTTGGCACTGCGGCTTCAGGAGGAGTGGAACTTGCAGGTCACGGAGCATGATCAGGCCCAGGAGCCCCTGTCGCTGGTGGACGCGTCGTGGGAATTGGTGGACCCCACTCCGGACTTGCAGGCCCTGTTTGTTCAGTTTAACGACCAGTTCTTCTGGGGCCAGCTGGGGGCCGTCGAGGTGAAGTGGAGCGTGCGAATGACCCTGTGAGTTCCGAGCCCGCTGGGGAAAGAGGCGGGACTAGCAGCTCTCCTGCAGCCCCCGGCCCTGGGCTTCTCTCCTTTCTCGGTCCGACCGTCCCAGGGGGCGTTAAATGAGGGGGTCTGATTTTGGACCTGGCAGTTCCTGTCTTGGCGTGTTTCTCCCGCTCGAACAGTAAGAAAGCTATGTAGACCATAACCGCCACGGTTGGACTCGGACATAATGAGAAATGAGATTCTTATTTGAATCTCACTAAACTTGAAAATGGCAAGTTTCTGACTTGCCTTATGATTGTGCTCTAGGAGCCAGAAGGGAGAAGCAACCAAATCTGCCCCTAAGAAAGTGCTGAGGATGCAGAGTGACCTCCAAAGGATGTGTGCTGTCCTCCTCTATTCTCGTTAGGAACCCACTTCAGTGAACTCGTGTGCTGCAGTGGGGATCTCCAGTGATGCTTTTAAAAGGGTTCTTTTTCTACAcgctaaatttgaaaaaaaaaaaaaaaaatccctgtttgAAATAATAATCTACTCCTGCACGTGAACAGGGTTAAGTTTAAGATACAGCTGTATACCAGCATGCTTGTTTTTGAGTTGATAGAAAACCTGCAGTGAAACAAATTAAGATACGCCATTAAATTGTGTGTAAAGTACAAATCTCCTTTGTATAGGCGTCTGTTATAATTTCGGAGATGTGCTACTGGAGATCGACTTGTTAATAACACCGAACTAATTTGTCGGAAGGAGACTGGGAGTAGCAGAATGAGATTGTCTTTGAGCTGTTGCAGCCCAGCTAGGGCAAGGGAAGCTGCAGTTGGGCCATGTCCGCATCGTATTCCACTGGGTTCCCGTTGTACACCAGATACTGGTGTGGTGTCTCCGGCAGGTGCCTGCAGCCTTCCACCTTCTGAAGCAGGGTGGTGAGAGTGCGCTGCTGAGGGTTTTAACTAATTGGGTGAAATGCGAGTATTTGCCATCAGGCGGGGATGCTTTCAAGAAAGGCATCTGCCAGTTGAGTTTTCTTAGTGTGAGCTGCCCAAGAATGTGTTAAGGACTTGCGTATATTTGGTCAATGTAACACATTTTTATGGTGGTTGTTTTCTAGGTGTGCTGGGATATGCAGCTACGAAGGGAAGGGTGGAATGTGTTCCATCCGCCTGAGCGAACCCCTTTTAAAGTTGAGACCAAGAAAGGATCTTGTAGAGGTATTCTTCATGTAAACTTGCTTCCTAGCTCAGTAATTTACAAATGCTTTTCATTGATTTAGAGTGCTGTGAATTAGCctgtatgtgttttaaaaaaaagcaaaaacaaaaacaaaaaacgcttTGCCCTCAGTGCAAGCTTGAATTAGGGGGCAGATAATGgacactttatgtttttgtatagtacttcatagtaaaaaaaaaaaaaaaaaaagacttccagaTATATTATCTGTTTTGATTTTACAACAGCCCTGTTTATGTTCATGtgttgctgttttcatttttatgagcAAAGAAATCAgcgttcagagaggttaagtaactggcCTAAATTACATGTTTAGAAGCAGAGAAAATACGATCCACATCTTCCTGTTGAGAAAAACAAACTGATTCTCCTCAGTTGGACTGCCACACTGCTGTGCTCTCAGGATGCCTAGCTGAGCTGGCAGCAGAAACCAGTGTGACGGCACGCTTCATACCTAGAGCTGGTGCTTGCTTCTGCTAGCAAATTGGAGCcgtgggagctgaggcaggaggacctcttgaacctgggaggtggaggttgcagtgagccaagaccacaccattgcaacccagcctgggcaacaagagcgaaactccatcccccaaaaaagaaatatctatactggccgggcgcggtggctcaagcctgtaatcccagcactttgggaggccgaggcgggtggatcacgaggtcgagagatcgagaccatcctggtcaacatggtgaaaccccgtctctactaaaagtgcaaaaaattagctgggcatggtggcgcgtgcctgtaatcctagctactcaggaggctgaggcaggagaattgcctgagcccaggaggcggaggttgcggtgagccgagatcgcgccattgcactccagcctgggtaacaagagtgaaactccgtctcaaaaaaaaaaagaaaagaaatatctataCAAAAGAGCACAGGGTGGTAGAGTTTCTCAGCATGGGGTGGGAAACATGTTAAAACATGCTTGGAGATGAGGGAtgccgtttttttgttttgttttttttttttttaagatggagtctcactctatcagccaggctggagtgcactgacacagtctcggctcactgcaacctctgcctcctgggctttaAGCAGTTCTCtctgctcagcctctcaagtagctgagattacaggcaccctccaccatgcctggctaatttctgtatttttagtaaagatggaatttcgccatgttagccaggctggtcttgaactcctgacctcaggtgatccacccaccttggcctgcctcccaaagtgctgggattacaggcgtgagccaccactgccTAGCCAGGGATActgtttttaagaataataaaaggCAATGGGTTACATAACAGTGTGAATATACTCAACACTGAACTGTACACATAAAAATGGGTAAGATGGTGAATTTTGTTAATGTATTTCTTACTACAATTTGTTTAAAGAATAGCTACTAAGTGTAAAATGATACAGTAGAAATACTTgattaatgaaaaagaacaaagctcagATGATGTAAAGAGAAAGGTGGGtgtaaagaaaatatcaataattaaATGTACATGGACTAAACATTGAAGATGTGGAATGGCATGGTAGATTAAAAGAGACATGCTTACAGTAAAGACACacttattttaagtttaaaaggATGGGGAGAAGTATATCATCCAAACACTTAACAGCAGAAAACTATTGTGGCTATATAGGTTGAGTATGCCTTATCCAAAGTGTTTGGGACCAGAGTATTCCTTATccaaagtgtttcagatttcagatgttttttaaaaattggaatatttgcattatacttactggttgaacttccctaatccaaaaatcccaaatctgaaatgGCTTTAGTCAGCATTTCCTTGGAACATAACCTTTAAGCATCTTGTAAGTGCTCAaatagttttggattttggagcatttcagattttggattgtCAAATTAGAGATGTTCAACCAGTATTAGTATCAGACTAAAGACTTCAAGGGAAGAAGTTTTATTAGAAGAAAATTGGGatattttataacaataaaataaccTATTAAACAACAATACATAGTGACCTTATAAGCAATAACATAGCTTTAAATTTTATGCAGCATAAATTAGCGGAAGCAAAAAGAATCTACAAtaggggtggctcacgcctgtaatcccagcactttgggaggctgaggttggcgaatcacttgaggccaggagttagagaccagcctgaccaacatggtgaaacctcgtctctactaaaagtacaaaaattagccaggtgtggtgacacacacctgtagtctcagctattcaggaaactGACGCACAAGAATcgcgcttgagcctgggaggcagtggttacagtgagctgagatcacaccacagcattcctgtctcactacagcctcaacctcccaggcccaagcaatccccctgcctcagtctcccagcgtgctgggattacaggtgtccaccaccttgcccagcctcatACTTGCAGAATGTTAACACAGCCTTTTTAGTAACCCAatgaataagcagaaaaaaataatacacatttttaaaagttgagcaGCATGATTAACCAAATCAGCTTTACAAGGAGCCCTAATTGGAAGAATTGCTTAAAGAATATGTATTGGGTAAATGATTACATAAACACATGCATAAATGTTTTTAACTAGTGGATGAGAAGAGAATGGGGAATGTATAATGGTATCAAGTGAGCATTTCCTGTTGGCAGAAAGTTACAAAACAACATTTTTATCAGTGATGGACCGCATATGTAACAAgtgtcccataagattataaaaccatatttttattattttaaaatttttatttattttttgagatggagttttgctcttgttgcccaggctggagtacaatgacattatcttggctcactgcagcctccacctcctgggtgcaaatgatcctcctacctcagcctcccaagtagctgggattacaggtgcctgccaccatgccctggtgatttttgtgtctttagtagaggtggggtttccccatgttgccaggctggtctcaaactcctgacctcaggtgatctgcccaccttggcctgggattataggcgtgagccaccatgcctagccaagaccgtatttttattgtaccttttttcttttttatatttagttgcacaaatacttaccattgtgttgcactgcctacagcattcagtatagtaacatgctgtacaggtttgctGCCTAGGAGCAGAGGCTATACCctgtagcctaggtgtgtagttaggctataccatctgggtttgtgtaagtacGCTCTTaagatgtttgcacaatgacaaaatggCCTAACAATGGATTTTTTAGAACATGCCCTTGTCAAGTGAGGCGCAGTTGTAGTTAACTAAATCATAATGAAGGGGCTTCAGAAAAGGAACAGGTGTTATCTGGTTGAGGCGGTCAAGAAGagctttagccgggcgcggtggctcaagcctgtaatcccagcactttgggaggccgaggcgggtggatcacgaggtcgagagttcgagaccatcctggtcaacgtggtgaaaccccgtctctactaaaaatacaaaaaatcagctgggcatggtggcgcgtgcctgtaatcccagctactcaggaggctgaggcaggagaattgcctgaacccaggaggcggaggttgcagtgagccgagattgcgccattgcactccagccagggtaacgagagcgaaactccgtctcaaaaaaaaaaaaaaaaaaaaagaaaagctttataaCTGTACATTTTATTACTACCATCACCACTCCTACTGCTTACTATCGAGCACCTATTGTATGTGAGACTTTGGACTAAATTAGCGTAGCCTTTGCTACAGCCCTACAAAATTAGGATCTCCCATTTTCGGGAGGAGGAGTCGCTCTGACCTGTCCCGGGTCTCATGCATACAATTGTGGGTTTAGGTTCTAGTTGCCCTGACTCAAGGCTCTTGTCTGCCCTCTTTACCATTCACGTCATACTACTGTTGATTAAAATGTGGAGAGGTGAGCCTTAAAGGTTAAACTGTACCCTTGACAAGCAGAGATAGTATAGGAGGCCACGCTTGGCAGAAAGAGTGGGAATAATATGAACAAAGGTGAGATCAGACAACGGGGGGCATGTTGGACTAAAAGTAGCTCATTTTGACTGGATAGAACAGTAATGGGAAACAGAGGTGTGTCGAGACTGTGTGGTATATATCCTTGAATTGAGACTAAATGATAGATGTAAAATGGTAGATATAAAAATGATAGatataaaaaaaagttcagtaCCATTTTGGGgatgtttttaatgtttaattaaatTGAACCAAAAATCAGGAACCTAAATTTGTTTCTCCTTTATAAGAATAGTTCTTTATCATTACTCTAATTTAGAATGTTGAGAAACTTTTGAAATACCTTTCTTGAGTTTGAGTCTTCTTCATTGAGTGGcatttacttgaaaaataaagttctggctgggtgcagtggctcatgcatgtaatcccaggcAAAGACAGatggattacttgaacccaagagttggagacctatctgggcaagatagtgagaccctgtctctaccaaaaaattgaaaaaatattagccaggtgtggtggcacgcacctacaATCTCAACTACTCTGGGATCATTTGatcccagaaatttgaggctgcagtgaaatataatcatgtcactgcactccagtctgggtgacaaagtgagaccccatctctgagaAATAATGAGATAAATAAAGTTCCTTTTAAGAGATACAGTTGATAATTTTTAGAGGAATATATGAATGACCAAGTTAAAATGTTTGattctctcatttttctgttcAGCATAATTTTATAAGACTAAAATTCATTAATGACAGTCTAGTTCTTCTGatggaaattcttttttaaaaaaattttggaggATCATGAAAAAGGTATGTCTTTGAAGAGCTTTCtgatttttgcttaaaaaattatttgtattttttagagcaaAAACCCCAGCAACCTTAAATGCTTTTGTTAATTTTGCACAGAAACTTGTGCATCCTTGGTGCGGAATGGGCAGTAGGTTTTagtgtttgttttaaagttttcataaTTTCTGAATCAAAACCCAAAAACTGTAGAAAGCTGTATACAAAGAT
This genomic interval from Saimiri boliviensis isolate mSaiBol1 chromosome 14, mSaiBol1.pri, whole genome shotgun sequence contains the following:
- the SPRTN gene encoding DNA-dependent metalloprotease SPRTN isoform X3 codes for the protein MDDDLMLALRLQEEWNLQVTEHDQAQEPLSLVDASWELVDPTPDLQALFVQFNDQFFWGQLGAVEVKWSVRMTLCAGICSYEGKGGMCSIRLSEPLLKLRPRKDLVEVYHTFHDEVDEYRRHWWRCNGPCQHRPPYYGYVKRATNREPSAHDYWWAEHQKTCGGTFIKIKEPENYSKKGKGKTKLGQHPVSATETKGTFVCILPPFL
- the EXOC8 gene encoding exocyst complex component 8; protein product: MAMTMSDSGASRLRRQLESGGFEARLYVKQLSQQSDGDRDLQEHRQRIQALAEETAQNLKRNVYQNYRQFIETAREISYLESEMYQLSHLLTEQKSSLESIPLTLLPAAAAAGAAAASGGEEGVGGTGGRDHLRGQAGFFPSPGGASRDGSGPGEEGKQRTLTTLLEKVEGCRHLLETPGQYLVYNGDLVEYDADHMAQLQRVHGFLMNDCLLVATWLPQRRGMYRYNALYSLDGLAVVNVKDNPPMKDMFKLLMFPESRIFQAENAKIKREWLEVLEETKRALSEKRRREQEEAAAPRGPPQVTSKATNPFEDDDEEEPAVPEVEEEKVDLSMEWIQELPEDLDVCIAQRDFEGAVDLLDKLNHYLEDKPSPPPVKELRAKVDERVRQLTEVLVFELSPDRSLRGGPKATRRAVSQLIRLGQCTKACELFLRNRAAAVHTAIRQLRIEGATLLYIHKLCHVFFTSLLETAKEFEIDFAGTDSGCYSAFVVWARSAMGMFVDAFSKQVFDSKESLSTAAECVKVAKEHCQQLGDIGLDLTFIIHALLVKDIQGALHSYKEIIIEATKHRNSEEMWRKMNLMTPEALGKLKEEMKSCGVSNFEQYTGDDCWVNLSYTVVAFTKQTMGFLEEALKLYFPELHMVLLESLVEIILVAVQHVDYSLRCEQDPEKKAFIRQNASFLYETVLPVVEKRFEEGVGKPAKQLQDLRNASRLIRVNPESTTSVV